The nucleotide sequence GTTCAAAGATGGGGGGATGAGGCCCCCCCTTGCCCCCCCGCGGTCCGCAGCGGGTTGTCCGGTTCGTGCGGGTGGTGGTTTGGTGCGCTTTCTTTTTATGCTGCGGACCGCGACGGCCACGTCAACACCTCGGGGCTCCGCCCCGAACCCCGCCGGGGGGGATAATCCCCCCCGGACCCCCGTATGACTGAATAGACCACGGAACTCTACATCCCAAGAGGATTGCGGTTCAGGCAATCACTCCCCCTCCGCTCGAACTGCGCGATCACCTCCAGCAGGCGCTGCTTCTTGATCGGTTTGCTCAGATACAAATCACACCCCGCCTGCCGGCTGCGCTCCGCCTCCCCCTCCAGAGCATGAGCCGTCAAGGCCACGATGGGCAGGCGCGGCAACCCGTTGCGCTCCTCCCACTCCCGAATGGTGCGCGTCGCCGTATACCCGTCCATTACCGGCATCTGCACATCCATGAACACCAACTCGAAAGCGCTCTCCTGAACCAGTCGCACCGCCTGCTCCCCATCCTCGGCAAAACACAAACGATGCGGCGTGCGTTTCAAAAAGGCCCGCAACAACATCCGATTGTCCTCCGAATCCTCCACGAACAACAAACGCAACGAGGCCTGCATCGCGGTATCGCCACAAACCCCGCGCTCCTCGCGAACCTCGGGCGGATCGGCCTGCCGCAACGGCAGCGCCAGATGAAAGGTGCTGCCCCGCCCCAACTGACTCTCCACCCAGATGCGCCCCCCCATCAACTCCACGATGCGCCGCGACAGCGACAACCCCAATCGCGTCCCCCCGTAACGCCGGGTGATGCTGGTATCGGCCTGGGTGAAACGCTCGAATATCGCCTCCAGATGATCCCCGCCGATACCAATGCCCGTATCCGTCACCTGGATTTGCACGAACCCGGCCTCATCCATCCACCCTCGCAGCCGGATGGCCCCCTGTTCGGTGAACTTGATGGCGTTGCCCAACAGATTGAACAGCACCTGCCGCAAGCGAACCCGATCGGTCCACACCCACTCCGGCGCCTCCGGGGCCACCTCCCAACTCACCGTCAGCCCCTTGCCCCGCGCCACCATCTCCAACGGCGCAATCACCTCGTCCAACAGTTGACGCAGATTCACCGGCTCCTCCACGATGCGGAAACACTCCGCCTCGATCTTGGAGTAGTCCAGTATCTGGTTGATCAGCTCCAGCAGATTGTTGCCCGCCGTCTGCATGCGCTGCACGAAACCCTCCTGATCCGCGTTCAACCCCGAGTCGAGCAGCAGATCCCCCATGCCCACCACCACGTTCATGGGAGTGCGGATTTCGTGGCTCATGGTGGCCAGAAACTCCGATTTGGCCCGATTGGCCGTCTCCGCCTTCTCCTTGGCCTCCAGCAGCGCCAGTTGGGCCCGTTTGTCCTCGGTCACGTCGCGCAACATGAAGATCAGCCACGCCACCTCGCCATCGCCGCCGGTGACAGGATGGAGGGTCCAGTCCCAATAGGTGGTGCCCCACTCGGGATGGTCCGGAAACTCGAAAGGCTTGGCCAGTATCGAATAGGGCTCCCCGGTGGCCACCACCCTGCGGAAGATGGCCTCGTTCTCCGCATGGGGATAGAGTTCGAAGTGGTTCTTGCCGACGAAATAGTCCGCTTCCCGCCCCCCCGCCCGGGCATAGGAGCGGTTGACCCGGATGAAATTGAACTCCCGGTCCAGAAAAACCACGGCCAGATGGGTGGTATTGAAGAGTTTCTCCAGAAATTCGTTGGATTCCCGCAAGGCCTGATAGGTGGTCTCCGCCGCATCACGGGAATCGCGCAACGCGGTTTCCAGCCGCCGCCGCTCGCTGATGTCCCGGCCCACGGTCTGCACCTCCACCAGGTGGCCGTGGTGATCGAACAGACCCCGGCTGACGAAGTGCATCCAACACGATTCACCCGTTCCGGAGCGCATGCTCAACTCCGTGATGCGTTGCGGCTGTTGCCGCGACAGGGTGTTCCACAGCGATTCGAAGCGGGGGATCTCTTCCGCCGGCAGCAGATGGTACCAGGAGCTGCCCGCCAGCTCACACGGGGTGGTGGCGAAAAATCGGGCGAATACCTCGTTGACGAAGAGCAGGGTGCCATCGGGCAGATAACGGCAGATCAGATCGGTCTGCTCCTCCACGATGCCCCGGTAACGCTCT is from Magnetococcales bacterium and encodes:
- a CDS encoding PAS domain S-box protein produces the protein MMGTRLNILVIEDSEQDFRLLTRLLQKQDLEANLHRVDSLKSMREAMRVGRWDAALSDYKMPGFSAEAALEVWLAEGDMAPFIVVSGAIVDEEAVALLRSGAKDFVPKENLSRLAPAIRRGLRDAEESRLRHQAEKALRLSEARFRQLFNKAPVPMGFVNREGVMIAINARFEQAFGYSLADLPTIDHWWHRAYPDPGYRQWVRDKWEEALRRAQESQSDIAPGEYRVTCRDGQSRLMQISGIFIDGGVLATFLDVTESRRIQDALKQSEERYRGIVEEQTDLICRYLPDGTLLFVNEVFARFFATTPCELAGSSWYHLLPAEEIPRFESLWNTLSRQQPQRITELSMRSGTGESCWMHFVSRGLFDHHGHLVEVQTVGRDISERRRLETALRDSRDAAETTYQALRESNEFLEKLFNTTHLAVVFLDREFNFIRVNRSYARAGGREADYFVGKNHFELYPHAENEAIFRRVVATGEPYSILAKPFEFPDHPEWGTTYWDWTLHPVTGGDGEVAWLIFMLRDVTEDKRAQLALLEAKEKAETANRAKSEFLATMSHEIRTPMNVVVGMGDLLLDSGLNADQEGFVQRMQTAGNNLLELINQILDYSKIEAECFRIVEEPVNLRQLLDEVIAPLEMVARGKGLTVSWEVAPEAPEWVWTDRVRLRQVLFNLLGNAIKFTEQGAIRLRGWMDEAGFVQIQVTDTGIGIGGDHLEAIFERFTQADTSITRRYGGTRLGLSLSRRIVELMGGRIWVESQLGRGSTFHLALPLRQADPPEVREERGVCGDTAMQASLRLLFVEDSEDNRMLLRAFLKRTPHRLCFAEDGEQAVRLVQESAFELVFMDVQMPVMDGYTATRTIREWEERNGLPRLPIVALTAHALEGEAERSRQAGCDLYLSKPIKKQRLLEVIAQFERRGSDCLNRNPLGM